One Brassica napus cultivar Da-Ae chromosome C4, Da-Ae, whole genome shotgun sequence genomic region harbors:
- the LOC106365622 gene encoding phosphatidylglycerophosphate phosphatase PTPMT1, with translation MYIEEVTEKGERSVEEEVGDGDKAVLVSSGDVVVLTTKMALVGVGARALFYPTLIYNVVRNKVEAEFHWWDRVAQFILLGAVPFPSDVPRLKELGVCGVITLNEPYETLVPSSLYKSYCIDHLVIATRDYCYAPSMEAICQAVDFIHRNASLGKTTYVHCKAGRGRSTTIVLCYLVQHKDMTPEEAYAYVRSIRPRVKLASTQWKAVLEYYNVRVLNTTQSSLTDATSALIPRSTKQMCSGNVVVFDDGSVVVVTHSDVEGYDDDDSRRSMNVAAGNELWAAAADLSMVYRVKVVGQAALARISCMWLGLREDHKLSGKNLSMRGISVDISVY, from the exons ATGTATATCGAAGAAGTGACTGAGAAAGGGGAGAGATCGGTGGAGGAGGAGGTTGGGGATGGAGATAAGGCGGTGTTGGTGAGCAGTGGAGACGTGGTTGTGTTGACGACGAAGATGGCGCTGGTTGGTGTTGGCGCTCGTGCGTTGTTCTATCCGACGCTGATTTACAACGTTGTGAGGAATAAGGTTGAGGCTGAGTTTCATTGGTGGGATAGGGTTGCTCAG TTTATATTACTGGGAGCTGTTCCGTTTCCATCTGATGTCCCGCGGCTGAAGGAGCTTGGTGTTTGTGGAGTGATCACTCTGAATGAGCCTTATGAAACTTTGGTTCCATCATCTCTCTACAAA TCTTACTGCATTGACCACCTGGTGATTGCCACGAGAGATTATTGTTATGCACCTTCCATGGAAGCAATATGCCAAGCTGTTGATTTTATCCATA GAAATGCTTCGCTTGGGAAGACGACTTATGTTCACTGCAAGGCGGGGAGGGGCCGCAGCACAACTATCGTCTTATGCTACCTG GTGCAACACAAAGACATGACACCTGAAGAAGCATATGCCTACGTGAGGTCAATCAGGCCTAGGGTGAAACTAGCGTCTACCCAATGGAAG GCTGTTCTTGAGTACTACAATGTCAGGGTGCTGAATACCACCCAAAGTTCCTTAACTGATGCAACTTCAGCTTTGATCCCGAGAAGTACGAAGCAGATGTGTTCTGGGAATGTGGTTGTGTTTGACGATGGCTCGGTGGTGGTAGTGACCCACTCGGATGTAGAGGgctatgatgatgatgactcaAGGAGGTCAATGAATGTTGCTGCTGGGAACGAGCTATGGGCAGCAGCTGCAGATCTGAGCATGGTGTACAGGGTGAAAGTGGTGGGACAAGCTGCCTTGGCGAGGATCTCGTGCATGTGGCTGGGCTTGCGCGAGGATCACAAGCTCTCTGGGAAAAATCTTTCCATGAGAGGTATAAGCGTCGACATTTCTGTctactga